In the genome of Oncorhynchus mykiss isolate Arlee chromosome 30, USDA_OmykA_1.1, whole genome shotgun sequence, the window cggcccgccatttcctgtagtccacgatcagctccttcgtcttgctcacattgagggagaggaggTTGTCTTTGCACCGCACTGCCAGttatctgacctcctccctattggctgtctcatcgttgtcggtgatcaggcctaccactgttggcATGGCCgatttaagaaaaaaaaatatatatatttttttttaattagggccaatttcaagtttccATAACAATAGGTAATTGGCATTTTTGTACcctgattacattgcattccacgaggaaactgcgtggcaggctgatcacctgttatgcgagtgcagctaGGAGCCAAGGTAAGATACtatctagcattaaacttatcttataaaagaccaatcaatcttaacataatcactagttaactacacatggttgatgatatttctaggttaactagcttgtcctgtgttgcatatagtcaatgcggtgcctgttaatttatcatcgaatcatgGCCTACGAATCACGGCCAAACAGGTTAtgtttaacaaaagcgcattcgcaaaaaaagcacaatcgttgcacgaatgtacctaaccataaacatcaatgccttacTTAAAAACCATAAACATcgatgcctttcttaaaatcgatacacagaagtatatatttttaaaccttcatatttagttaatagaaattcatgttagcaggcaatattacctagggaaattgtcacttctcttgcgttcattgcacgcggagtcagggtatatgcaacagtttggactGCCTGGCTTTTTGataactaatttgccagaattttacataaataacttaacattgaaggttgtgcaatgtaacagcaatatttagacttagggttgccacccattcgataaaatacgtaatggttccgtatttcactgaaagaataaacgttttgtttttgaaattatagtttctggatttgaccatattaatggcctttattttttataattaagtctatgatttcatATTTGATTGAGCGGTGGTTGGCAGCAGCAGACTCGTAAGCATTCTTTCAAACTTTCCTGCATTTgacagcagctcttagcaatgcttgaatcacagcgctgtttatgacttcaagcctatcaactcctgagattaggttggcaatactaaagtgcctattagaatatccaatagtcaaaggtatatgaaatacaaatggtatagagagaaatagtcgacgcgtcataattcctataataactacaacctaaaacttcttaactgggaatattgaagaactgggaatattgaaccaccagctttcatatgttctgagcaaggaacttaaacattagcttttttacatggcacatactgcgcttttactttcttctccaacactgtttttgcattatttataccaaattgagcatgtttcattatatatttgagactaaatagattttatgtattaagttaaaataaatgttcattgtttgttcagtattgttgtaattgtcattattacaaatatagattatataaataaatattttaaaaactaccgatttaattggtatcggctttttttggtcctccaataatcggtatcgtcgttgaaaaatcataatcggtcgacctctaattgatACCAGCCTGGGCAGAGTGCCAACCAACAATAACTATCCCCTGAAAAACAATGTAACGAtttcccctttttttttttttttttttttgtgcattttccaattaagaacattcaaaacaaaagtgaaaagatattagacaacgataggacatagtgacagtaacagacgagcgtaacaaaaataaataataataataataattatataaacataaaataagaaaaaataataataataacgagaCATTAGATCACCTGCCGTAggctacatattatacattacgtgtgaaacattatgtgaggattatatatagattaaatcaatgagatgtggggggagattctccatatagtcaaaaggttgccaaattctgtaaaatgtctataacttattcctcaagcagtaactgattttctccaaagggatacaactattaacttccgatagccacattgcaactagcagggaggaatccaatttccatttcaaggcaatacatttcttggcgatcgctagcaatatttctgttggctttatagtatggctttgcctaagattggtgttagtaaagttacccagtagacagacctccgggtctaaagggaatgcaaccccgtgaattgaggatatggtatcgcataccccctgccagaaaccgtgtcgttttgaacactgccaagtggaatggaggaatgttccttcatctgagccacatctaaaacatagggaggagatatctgggttgaacttgtgcagtctagatggggtgatatagagctgatggaggaaattaaactggatcAGTCTGTATCTGGAGTGTATGTGGATGTAACACCATCCCTGCATAGGTCACTCCATAGATCCTCATCAAGATCAATACCCAGATCTTTTTCCCATCTAAGTCGGGGTTTATCTAGCCCAGGCAGTGTTAGTCCTGACATAAGAGCATCGTATACACGGGAAATGGTCCTGAACAGTGGTTGGTCTGCGTGGCAGAGTTGTTCAATAGGTGACATCTTaggtaggttccattgtcccttgAGAGTCACCCTAATAAAGTTTCGTAGTTGTAGGTAGCTAAAGAAGTCCCTGTTAGGCAAGTGGTATTTCTGTTTCAGCTGATCAAAAGACATAAGAACTCCCTCCTCGTAACAATGTTCCAGAAGAGTGATGCCCTTATCAGACCATGGTCTAAAGTTACTATTCTGGAAAAACATAGGGATCTATTGTTCCATAAAGGGGTTTTAGGGGAAAGGAATCCCCCTCGTCCGAACAGCTCATGCAGTTTGCACCATGCCAGGACAGAATGTATGATTAAAGGGTTGTCTGTGATGGTTTTTATAGATTTTCTGTCCCATTTGTAAAACAAATCTGCCCCAGTGTCATCATTTACCTCAAGCTTTTCAATGTTCAACCATGAGGGAGAGGGACCATTTATCCAGGCCAACCCTAGGGGTTTTGCCGTGCCAGATAAACCGtctggtcagcttgtcgagagaGGAAAAAAATGCTGCGGGaacagggatagggagagattgaaacacATATAGAAATCTGGGCAGGACATTCATTTTAATTACATTGATTCTACCCAGTAGAGTGAGAGGTAAGTCCATCCATTTACAAAGGTCAACCTCCACCTTTGGCAACAAACTGGCCAGATTGAGTTTTATAGAGGTTGTTCAGATTACCATCCACCATTATGCCCAAATATGTGAAGCCCATAGGCGACCATCTAAAAGGAAACTTGTGCTTGATGGTATGATGGTCAAAGACAGACAACGGTAAGATTTCGCTTTTATCAAAATTGACCTTATATCCAGAGACAGAACTATAACACTGTAGTAGGATCtgcaagtgagagagggagtgttctggGTTTGTTAGAAATAAGATAAGGTCGTCCGCAAAGAGTGATAATTTATGGGTATGGGGGCCCACCTCAAAGCCATGTATGTCGGGGCACGTTCTAATAGCCTCAGCCAACGAGGGCATGGCGAGGGCAAAGATGGCGAGGGCAAAGAGGTGGGGGCTAATTGGGCAACCTTGTCTGTTCCCCCtataaagagggaaagaggaggaagtaATCCCATTGGTAGCAATCCTAGCTTTAGGAGATCTGTAGAGTGATTTTATCAAATTTACAAACACGGTACCTAAACCGAACTTTTCCAAGACGCGAAAGAGGTATGGCCATTCAACcctatcaaaggccttttcagcgtcgagggagactgcgacactaggtattttgtttttgttagcaAGGTGAATTATATCAAAGAACCTTctgagattattggaggacaatctATTAATTATGAAGCCAGTCTGATCTGTGTTGACCAATAGGGGAAGACATGACTCCAGTCTCTTAGATAGCATCTTGGTGACCAGTTTACAATCTGTGTTAAGGAGAGAGATTGGTCTATAGGAGGCGCACTTTAGCGGGTTTTTCCCTTTCTTGTGGATTACAGTAATCACTGCTTGAGAGAAGGACTCTGGAAAGCAGTTGTCTTCTCTGGCTTTTTTAAGTACCTCCATAAGGTAGGGGACCAACAGCTCCCTAAATTCTTTATAGAACTCTGGAGGGAAGCCATCCTCCCCAGGAGACTTATTAGAAGGTAAGGATTTAATGGCCTCCAACAATTCAGGAACTGAAAAGTGTTCACTCAGGCGCTCGCTGTCTTCCCCTGACAGGcatgggaggttgagagaggagagaaaggagtcgATCTCTGATAGATCATCGCTTGATTGGGAAGTGTAGAGGTCTTCATAGTatttcttaaaagtattattaatTTCAGTAGGGTCGAAAGATATCTCATTAAGAGTTTCTATGGCATTAATTGTCCTCTTACTGCTTTCAGTTGCCATGCCAATACTTTGTGAGCTTTCTCTCCAAGCTTGTAATAACGCTGTTTTGATTTAGTGATGGCCCTCTCAGCTTGATATGTGTTCAGAATAttatatttaagttttttatttacCAAAAGCCTGTATAGATCTTGTCGGGCCTCTTTGGTAGGTTCTCTCTAGCTCTGAGATTTCAGAGTCAAGGGCACTCAGTTCCGCACCGTGTTTTTTCTTCAGCCCTTTAGTATAGGAAATAATCTGTCCCCTCAGATAGGCCTTCAATGTGTCCCAAAGAATGAAGCTGTCAGGAGCAGAGGGTTTGTTTGTCAAAGTAAAAATATTGATCTGCTCTTTGATGAATGCACAAAATTCAGGTTGCTTTAGGAGTGTAGAATTTAGTCTCTATCTATATGCTCCATTTACCTTGGTAGGAATGGAGATTGATAATACCAGAGGAGAATGGTCACTAAGCAATCTGGGGAGATACTCGACATCTAACACTCTATGAAACAGTTGTGCCGAAAGTAAAAAGTTATCTATGCGTGTGGGTGTGAATAAAAAGAGTAGTCCCTATCCTGTGGGTGCAACTGTCTCCAGATGTCTAGTAAATTGAGATCTTTCATGAATGACATGGTGAGCTTGCTGGCTTTGGTAAGAAGTGAGGGTTTATCAGAAGACCTATCAAGAACTGTATCTAAGCAAAAATTTAAATCTCCTCCAACCAGTAGCAATCCTGGTGGTGCTTGAGCAACCTGAAGGAAGACATTCTGAATAAACATATGGTCATCAAAGTTAGGAGCATAAATATTCAATAGGGTCCAAGACTCTGAAAACATATgcccctgcaccaaaacaaacctaccagagggatcagagatggtgttgtttacGCAGAAGGGGATGTGTCTACTTATCAAAATTGCAGTTCCTCTTGCTTTGGAGTTAAAAGAGGATGCAAAAACTTGTCCTACCCATTCCCTCTTCAATTTCTTGTGTTCACTGGCTGTAAGATGTGTTTCTTGTAAAAACACAATGTCAGCCTTTAATTTCTTACGGTATGTATAGACTCTTTTCCTTTTAATCGGGCTGTTAAGACCTTTTACGTTGAATGTGAtatattttagtggattaagcataggttgggtttcaaatatgtaactgaataaaaatctatcatatgcagataattaggaaatgtttcaactttggtttgagcacaaaagtgacctgtgtgtctctttaggaaggaaacaataaacatagaaaaaaggaagaaaaaaataataaaaatcccacccaacccgattgtcagactaaaacaacaatcccaacaatcaaacatgaatacacttgtagagattacgttgctgctcgctttccatcttgctcttactagctaaaacttggcgtaaactaaaacctgcgagctctctaagTTGAAAACAAACGTTGCGAATAGATATTTATGactgaatatttactgcccacggtaagggatgcttgagtctcttttcgaaagattaacataaatgagggggaaagcagtgggcctaagcccacttattgcttcgcccagtagataaCGATTTCCTCTTTTATACAGTAGTCTTTACAATCCTTTGCTATTTTCCCCTTTCTTCCTGTTCCCCTACCAGGTATTACAGAAATACCCACGGTGTGATTATTGTTTATGACGTCACCAACCCAGAGTCGTTTGTGAACGTGAAGAGGTGGCTTAATGAGATCACTCAGAACTGTGACAACGTCTGTAAGATCCTAGGTGAGTTTGGTGTGCTGAGGTGATGTGATGGAGGAAGATTAAAGTAGATGGCAAGATAGATTGGATGAATGGATATTCACTAAAAATGACTTTTGACTTCCAGTCCAATGTGTTAATGTTATGGCTGATTGTGAACTGATAGACACACATCATATAtcccaaaagtatgtggacaccctttcaaattagtggattcggctatttcagccacaccgttgctgacaggtgtataaaatcgagcacaccgtcatgcaatctccatagacaaacattgtcagtagaatggccttactgaagtgctctgtgactttcaatgtggcaccgtcattggatgccacctatccaacaagtcagttcgtcaaatttctgccctgctagagcttccccagtCAACtcaaagtgctgttattgtgaagtggaaacgtctaggagcaacaacggctcagccgcgaagtggtaggccacacaagctcacagaatgggaccgccgagtactGGACcccgtaaaaatcatctgtcctcggttgcaacactcactaccgagttccaaattgaCTCTGGAAACAACGTCCACAGagtaactgtttgtcgggagcttcatgaaatgggtttccatggccgagcagccacacacaatgcgcaatgccaagtggtgtaaagctcgccaccattggactctggagcagttgaaACTCGTTCTCTGGAGTTCTGAATCCCgcttcaacatctggcagtccgacagacaaatctgggtttgggggATGTCAGGATaactctacctgccccaatacatagtgccaactaaagttaggtggaggaggaataatggtctgggaatgtttttcatggtttgggctaggccccttagctccagtgaaatgaaatcttaatgctacagcatacaatgacattctagacgattctatgcttccaactttgtggcaacagtttggggtaggccctttcctgtttcgtCATGACAAttaccccgtgcacaaagcgaggtaaatacagaaatggtttgtcgagattggtgtggaagaacttgattggcctgcacagagccctgacctcaaccccatagaacacctttgggatgaattggaacaccaactgcgagccatgcctaatcgctcaacatcagtgcccaacctcactaatgctattgtggctgaatggaagcaagtccccgcaataatgttccatcatctagtggaaagacttcccataagagtggaggctgttatagcagatttggcatgattttgtaatgagatgtttgatgtgcaggtgtccacatacatttggtcatgtagtgctgTCCAAAACAACATCTTTCATTcatccccacttctctctctcgccctctctcagtggggaaCAAGAATGACGACCCCTCCAAGAAGCAGGTGGACTCCCAGGATGCAATGCATTTCGGGGAGTCGGTGGGCGTCCGGGTATTTGAGACGAGTGCCAAAGAAAATATCAACGTTGAAGAGGTGAGCCAGGCAGTCATGTTCCAAACCCAGGGTGTACCTCATTCACTTCCTCCtagtaataaaataaaattagTCAGCTCCGTCAAAATAAAAATAAGCCTCAAATATCCAGGATGTCTTTGGGAAAGCTGAGCTTGAGACCTGATATGTCTCTCACAGGGAATTTTCAGTTTATTTAGCTTTTttttatggaaaaaaaaaaagtacactgctatcagaagccatgacatcattttctggacttttccatactgtttaaaggcagagtcaacttagtgtatttaaacttctgacccactggaattgtgatacagtgaattataagtgaaataatctgtctgtaaacaattgttgggaaaatgacttgtcatgcacaaagtagacgtcctaaccaTCTTGcaaaaactagtttgttaacaagacattttggagtggttttaatgactccaactttaTGTATCGTGGTGTGTATGTATTTTACAGTCATTGCCCTGTTTTGCTCCTTTGTCTTCTacctctcctgctcctcccctctttctccccctctccttccctctctcagatGTTTATGGCTTTCACTCACATGGTCCTTCGGACAAAGAAGCAGAGTCAGAGTCgtgcagagagagagcgggaacgAGAGAAGGAAACGGTTGACATCAACtctcacagacacagagagaggaggaagagggggaagaagtGTTgctgagggagaaagggaggagattTTCTAAGAACAGGACAGACCAATGGAGAGTCGAGCATCCAAAGTCTGTCTGCGCTCATGTGGAAAGAGCCAGGACATTACATGTTGACATTGCACTGAGTCAAGATTACAAGAGGTTAAGGACAGAGAACCACTGTTACGTGCCGAATTTTTACCCTAGCagttattttttatgaatgtataTTAATGTCATTTTATCATTAAAAAGGAAACTGGATCCCCAAAGTGTCAAACTGTTATTAAAACCCCTAATTTAGGAAATACACTAATGACTTCAAGTGACTAGAGTGATGCATCTGTCTTATTTGTAATGAAAAAGACTGTCGTGACAAATATAATGTCTAAATAAACTGAGCAATAAAGTCAATCTGTGTGCTTTTTATATGCAATATACCATTCCTAAAACCTATTCAGTATTTCAATGCTGAACCCCATTACACTCTTGTttaccgtttttttttttttttttgtctggtaAATTAACACAAGAttcccaagtgtgtgtgtgatacacaTTGTCTAGTATATCCATCCCTTAAAGTCAGTTTGTGCCAGTGCTTCAATGTTGACAATTAGGGCACTTGCCTACTTACGGGAAAAAAAAGTAAAAGGCATAAAACCATGTGAAGACAAACTTGGGTTATGTCCAATATCACAACACTTTGAATTTGTTTTTAAAAGGCCCATATATAGAAAATTCCATGGGAGAGGCTTAGCTCCAGAAAGATACATGTATTATTACTTTGGTATCTCCAAACTTAATGTATTTAAGACATCAACATTCACTATTCCAGGCCGGCAGATGCCGATATTGAGTCGTTTCATCTCACTGTCCAAAGGGTATGTATGCAGCCGACTCTACACTTGTCTCCCCCGTGAATCGGTTCATATATAAAACATTCTGCATTCAGGCTGCAAAAGCGTTGATTTCTTCCTTAACTCAATGTAATGGCAACACAGGAAATATGCATACTTTATGAAACACCATTTCCCACCAACATATTAGACTGGCTAAATGCTAGTCCCGGATGTTGCGTATCACGTTCAGCCAATCAAGTTGCAGCAGTCTGTTATTTACTCTTGGTCTGAATGCTGTACACAATGTCAGGAAGTAGCATTAGCCACCCTTGAATGGAGGTGGAAAATTCTGTTTCATGAAGAAAGTATGCATATTTTCCCTGTTTTTTCCCCCGACTTATCACCATTAAATTGAGTTATGGAGAGTAGTCGACACTTTTGCAGCCTGAATACATTCCCTATGGACGGTAAGATGAAACGACTCAATATCACCATCTGCAGGCCTTTGGGCTACTATACCATTAGTTTATTTGCAAAGCCATGGGTGATACAAAATAGACAGATCTATTGTAATGCAAGACTATGGTAATTGGTTTCTTTTTTTACACAACTATGCATTTTGTGCCTGTGTAACACCAATGTTCAGTAACTATTTACTCAATTATCTTGAATGCACCCCTGGTTGCTCAAGCGGTTTGAGAAACACTCTTTTCACTCCACTTTGGTACGGAATTACTtttatgtagcaggttaggataattatcATGCAGGTTTGGAGacagaggttaaggttaggaaaagggtttgGGTAAGtgaaaatgctctcctaacctgctatgaagGTTTAGCGAGCATGGAGAGGCCAGAGATAGCCATACTAGTAAATTGAGCTGGGGCGGACTTGCATTTTACCCACACCAGCCCACATCACTGCAAGTGCCGCCAACTCACACCCCATATACACCCTCCTTAGACACAGGCAGTAGTGCTGACACAACATTGGCAGTACAGTACAGCGTTTCTCAACCATTTCTGTACCAGTGACTGACGAGACATGGTCCTCCTCTTTTTTAACCAGCCCATGTTTAAAACAAATACAATATGTAAAAGCACCACTGGAAATACAACTCACCACTTTGCCTCTGCTCTAGCCATTTTGTTTGCCTCCCTGTTGTGCTGTCGATCTGTCTCAGCATCTTCTCTGCTGTCACTCTGTGCTTCatcttgttctctgtctgtctgcttaagCCTTCCACATTATAAAAGCCAAGCTAATGACTTAGGCTATATTGCAAATTAGTGCCTGTCATATGTGTTCTCCTGAATCAACACCTACTATAAGTGTTCATTACTATTACAGGGCTCTACATTTTCCCCTGGTGTCACTGGTGGCACTAACCTTTACAGTTGGTTGCACCAGCCCATGATTTAGTCAGACTCAAATCATGAGTAATTATCTTAGAAAGTAATTGTGGATTGACAATTAGACTATAGTTGCTAATTTACTGTCAAAATAGGACCAGAATTTccagatatatattttttgaatgaAGATTAATTACATACATCTTTATATGGATCTAATATCATAGGCTAATTAATTTGGGGAAGAGGATGTGGAAAACTCAAAACACATTAACTAGATCGTTAACTGTAACTTcactgaacaaaagtataaatgcaacatgcaacaatttcaaagattttactgagttacagttcatataaggaaatcagtcaattgaaataattgcgttaggccataatctatggatttcacatgactgggaatatagatatgcatctgttggtcacagataccttttaaaaaatgtagagGCATGTaacagaaaaccagtccgtatctggtgtgaccaccatttgcctcatgcagcgcgacacatctccttcacatagagttgatcaggctcttgattgtgacctgtgaaatgttgtcccactggctgtgtgaagttgctgaatattggcgggaactggaacacgctgtcgtacacgttgatccagagcatcccaaacgtgctcaatggggctgttcattttcatgctgaaacatgaggtgatggcgtcatggtatctctgtgcattcaaattgccatcgataaaatgcatttgtgtttgttgtccgtagcttatgcctgcccataccatagccCCACTGCCtcaatggggcactctgttcacaaagttgacatcagcaaacggCTTGCCCACACAACATCATGAAtatgcccggtacagttgaaactggaattaatcggtgaagagcacacttctccagcgtgctagtggccatcaaaggtgagcatttgcccacaaGTAGTCCATTAAGATGCAGAACtccagtcaggtcaagaccctggtgaggacgatgggCACACGATGAGCACACAGATGGGCTTCCCTTGAACGGTTTCCTAAAAGTTTGtatctttggttgtgcaaacccagattcatcagctgtctgggtggctggtctcaaacgatcccgcatgtgaagaagccggatgtggaggtcctgggctggtgcaGTTACACATGGTCTttagttgtgaggccagttggacgtactgccaaattctgt includes:
- the LOC110521898 gene encoding ras-related protein Rab-35 isoform X1 — translated: MAGPGKDYNHLFKLLIIGDSNVGKSSLLLRFADNSFSGSYITTIGVDFKIRTVDIDGERVKLQIWDTAGQERFRTITSTYYRNTHGVIIVYDVTNPESFVNVKRWLNEITQNCDNVCKILVGNKNDDPSKKQVDSQDAMHFGESVGVRVFETSAKENINVEEMFMAFTHMVLRTKKQSQSRAEREREREKETVDINSHRHRERRKRGKKCC
- the LOC110521898 gene encoding ras-related protein Rab-35 isoform X2, with the protein product MSSGYMVDVGKSSLLLRFADNSFSGSYITTIGVDFKIRTVDIDGERVKLQIWDTAGQERFRTITSTYYRNTHGVIIVYDVTNPESFVNVKRWLNEITQNCDNVCKILVGNKNDDPSKKQVDSQDAMHFGESVGVRVFETSAKENINVEEMFMAFTHMVLRTKKQSQSRAEREREREKETVDINSHRHRERRKRGKKCC